One window of the Bacillota bacterium genome contains the following:
- a CDS encoding replication-associated recombination protein A yields MSDLFSFGRENQGTAGKQAPLAARMRPLDLDEFVGQAHIVGPGSLLRRAIHADRLGSMIFFGPPGTGKTTLAAVIANQTLSHFDQLNAVTAGVAQLREVLEQAKARLDMYHRNTILFIDEIHRFNRSQQDALLPAVEAGTVLLIGATTQNPFFGVNAALLSRCRIFELHPLAKSDISQLLDRALADPDKGVGGLKINLTADAREHILDMADGDARTALNALELAALTTPADKSGMIVIDQKVAEQSVQRKAVRYDKDGDNHYDVISAFIKSIRGSDPDAALFYLARMLDAGEDPLFIARRILISASEDIGNGDPLALLVAEAAFRSVEVLGLPEARIALAQAVTHLACAPKSNASYVALERAMADARKVQGATVPSHLQDSHYPGAKKLGHGKGYKYPHDFPGNYVEQQYLPDVLKGKRYYHPGKNGYEKRLSQWLEQIGKMPVK; encoded by the coding sequence ATGTCTGATCTGTTTAGCTTTGGCAGGGAAAACCAAGGTACAGCAGGAAAACAGGCGCCGCTGGCGGCGCGCATGCGCCCCCTGGACTTGGATGAGTTTGTGGGACAAGCACATATCGTCGGCCCCGGTTCCCTGTTGCGGCGGGCAATTCATGCCGACCGGCTGGGCTCTATGATTTTTTTCGGGCCTCCCGGCACCGGCAAAACCACTTTGGCTGCGGTTATCGCCAACCAGACCTTAAGTCACTTTGACCAGTTGAATGCCGTTACCGCCGGGGTCGCCCAACTGCGTGAGGTTTTGGAACAGGCCAAGGCGCGCCTGGATATGTACCATCGCAACACAATCTTATTCATAGATGAGATACACCGCTTCAACCGCAGTCAGCAGGACGCTTTATTGCCGGCGGTGGAAGCAGGGACGGTGTTGTTAATTGGCGCTACAACCCAAAACCCGTTCTTTGGTGTCAACGCCGCGCTTTTGTCGCGCTGCCGCATTTTTGAATTGCATCCGCTGGCCAAATCGGATATCAGCCAGTTATTGGACCGGGCCCTGGCGGACCCGGATAAGGGCGTGGGCGGGTTGAAGATAAACCTGACTGCAGACGCCCGGGAGCATATTTTGGACATGGCCGACGGGGATGCCCGCACTGCCCTCAATGCGTTGGAGTTGGCGGCGCTGACCACCCCTGCCGATAAGTCGGGAATGATTGTCATCGATCAAAAGGTGGCCGAGCAGTCAGTGCAGCGGAAGGCTGTTCGCTATGACAAGGATGGCGACAATCATTATGATGTGATTTCTGCGTTCATCAAGTCAATCCGCGGCTCTGATCCCGATGCCGCGTTGTTTTATCTGGCGCGGATGTTAGATGCCGGCGAAGATCCATTGTTCATCGCCCGGCGGATTTTAATCTCCGCCAGCGAAGATATTGGTAACGGAGATCCGCTGGCGCTCTTGGTGGCTGAGGCAGCTTTCCGGTCTGTAGAGGTCTTGGGACTGCCCGAGGCCCGGATTGCATTGGCTCAGGCCGTAACCCACCTGGCGTGCGCTCCCAAAAGCAATGCATCCTATGTCGCCCTGGAACGGGCTATGGCAGACGCTCGCAAGGTTCAGGGCGCCACTGTCCCCAGTCACCTACAGGACAGCCATTACCCCGGCGCAAAAAAACTTGGCCATGGAAAGGGATATAAATATCCCCATGATTTCCCCGGCAATTATGTTGAACAACAATATCTTCCGGATGTGTTAAAAGGCAAACGTTATTATCATCCCGGAAAAAATGGATATGAAAAACGACTGAGCCAATGGTTAGAGCAAATTGGTAAAATGCCCGTCAAGTGA
- a CDS encoding SoxR reducing system RseC family protein: protein MDQVGKVLAVKDDTAEVMLQRNSACEKCGVCHLGRTQDLLLRLPNTVDAEPGQRVLIGMEGVNVVKASLIVYILPVLALVAGFVLIYLFHEPLNLGGSPDLWGAGLGFALFLLTFAVIRTLEPRLRAKAEYNPVIVRVLEDYERTDEDSTCGD, encoded by the coding sequence ATGGATCAGGTCGGTAAAGTGCTGGCAGTAAAAGATGATACTGCCGAAGTAATGTTACAACGGAACAGTGCATGCGAAAAGTGTGGTGTTTGCCACTTAGGGCGTACCCAGGACCTTCTGCTCCGCCTACCCAACACAGTCGATGCGGAGCCCGGTCAGCGGGTGTTGATCGGTATGGAAGGGGTAAACGTGGTCAAAGCGAGCTTAATTGTGTACATATTGCCGGTTTTGGCTCTAGTTGCCGGTTTTGTGCTTATATACTTGTTCCATGAGCCCCTGAACCTCGGCGGTAGCCCCGATCTCTGGGGCGCGGGACTGGGATTTGCTTTGTTCCTCCTGACCTTTGCCGTGATTCGCACCCTCGAACCCCGGTTGCGGGCAAAGGCCGAATATAATCCCGTAATTGTTCGTGTTCTGGAGGATTATGAGCGCACCGATGAAGATTCCACTTGCGGTGACTAG
- a CDS encoding MBL fold metallo-hydrolase, with amino-acid sequence MKVKTLVVGNMGVNCHLLWCPDTRAGIVIDPGGEADAIISAVEELGLDVQMIINTHGHLDHIGANAELVEHWQCPLSVGVDDAEMLPDPEQNLSANWGAPVISPKPERLLADGDKVRFGTCELTVISTPGHTRGGICLHGHQVLVAGDTLFQGSIGRSDLPGGDHQQLLASIKERLLTLPDDTRVLTGHGPETTIGRERADNPWLQG; translated from the coding sequence ATGAAAGTAAAAACACTAGTGGTCGGCAATATGGGCGTGAACTGTCACTTGCTCTGGTGCCCTGATACCCGTGCGGGTATTGTAATCGATCCCGGAGGCGAAGCGGACGCTATTATTTCAGCGGTGGAAGAGCTGGGCCTGGATGTGCAAATGATTATAAACACCCACGGCCATTTGGATCATATCGGCGCTAATGCAGAGCTTGTCGAGCACTGGCAATGTCCGCTCTCTGTTGGTGTTGATGATGCGGAGATGTTGCCCGATCCGGAGCAGAACCTCTCCGCCAACTGGGGAGCGCCGGTAATCAGTCCGAAACCGGAACGACTGTTGGCTGATGGAGATAAAGTTCGGTTCGGCACATGTGAACTGACAGTGATCAGCACCCCCGGGCATACCCGGGGCGGAATCTGTCTCCATGGTCATCAGGTTTTGGTGGCCGGCGATACACTGTTTCAGGGTTCCATCGGACGCAGTGACCTGCCGGGAGGCGATCATCAGCAATTACTGGCCAGCATCAAAGAGCGGCTACTGACACTTCCTGATGACACCAGGGTGCTTACCGGCCACGGCCCCGAGACAACAATCGGCAGAGAACGGGCAGACAACCCCTGGCTGCAGGGATAG
- a CDS encoding D-tyrosyl-tRNA(Tyr) deacylase, whose translation MRIVFQRVSRAAVAVDGEEVASIGPGALVLVGVGVDDTADDALYLAEKTANLRVFADGEQKMNHSLLDIRGEALVVSQFTLYGDCRKGRRPSWHLSAPPGLGKELYELYCRELSAMGVPIATGVFGAMMDVSLVNDGPVTMLIDSKREF comes from the coding sequence ATGCGCATAGTGTTTCAAAGGGTCAGCCGGGCAGCAGTTGCCGTCGACGGTGAGGAGGTAGCTTCAATTGGCCCCGGCGCCCTGGTTTTAGTGGGCGTTGGCGTTGATGATACAGCGGATGATGCCCTCTACCTGGCGGAGAAGACCGCAAACTTGCGGGTATTTGCCGATGGAGAACAGAAAATGAATCATTCGTTGTTAGACATACGGGGCGAGGCTCTGGTTGTAAGTCAATTCACCCTCTATGGCGATTGCCGCAAAGGCAGGCGCCCCTCATGGCATTTATCGGCGCCGCCGGGGCTGGGCAAAGAGCTGTATGAGCTTTATTGTCGTGAGCTCTCGGCCATGGGAGTGCCGATAGCTACCGGCGTGTTTGGAGCAATGATGGATGTGTCGCTGGTCAATGACGGGCCGGTGACGATGTTAATCGATAGCAAACGGGAATTTTGA
- the hemZ gene encoding coproporphyrinogen dehydrogenase HemZ — MLVYFDAPGVWWNRGINLLRSLPEAQVVSADGEWDLKVSVQVRNDAMLLSAEDRKSKQTAIIPATRQDYLRGLFSLLERLLGQSPSPWGILTGVRPGKVAAKLLSSHGREETIDTLKAQYLLAPGKAQLVTSAVENGQQVLQPRGVSIYISVPFCPSRCNYCSFPGYIRHNWRHLLADYIDAVARELSDLLTGCAMYQLPVNSIYVGGGTPTSLSAGQLEQMLTPVSDYRGEFTIEAGRPDTLAPEFFSVMEQLGVTRVSINSQFPNQHTLDAIGRRHSVEEFYNVLELALNANIPVVNTDLIIGLPGQSPELFVSVLDQFIGLGVQNITLHALALKRGAKLSAQYLDQETAVSIAEAAYARLNESGYGPYYLYRQKNIAANLENIGFSLPGHYCYYNIASIAESEPVLGVGAGAVSKLVRHNSIETLNNPRDPKLYLERNQDLVRRKLDWLRHSS, encoded by the coding sequence ATGCTGGTATATTTTGATGCGCCGGGAGTTTGGTGGAACCGGGGGATTAATTTGCTGCGCTCTCTCCCGGAAGCTCAGGTTGTTTCTGCTGACGGGGAATGGGACCTGAAGGTCTCGGTTCAAGTCCGTAATGACGCAATGCTGCTCAGCGCTGAAGACCGAAAAAGCAAGCAGACGGCTATTATTCCGGCTACCCGCCAGGATTATTTGCGGGGGCTCTTTAGTTTGCTGGAGAGATTACTAGGACAATCTCCCAGCCCTTGGGGGATTCTCACCGGTGTCCGCCCCGGCAAGGTGGCAGCTAAACTATTAAGCTCCCATGGGCGAGAAGAAACTATCGACACTTTAAAGGCCCAGTATCTACTAGCGCCTGGAAAAGCGCAGTTGGTTACGTCTGCCGTCGAAAACGGCCAGCAGGTATTACAACCACGGGGAGTCAGTATCTACATCTCTGTGCCCTTCTGCCCCAGTCGGTGCAATTATTGCTCGTTTCCCGGATACATCAGGCATAATTGGCGCCATCTGCTTGCAGATTACATTGATGCTGTCGCCAGGGAATTGTCTGATTTACTCACTGGCTGCGCAATGTATCAATTACCTGTAAATAGTATTTATGTGGGTGGCGGTACGCCCACAAGCCTGTCTGCCGGACAATTGGAGCAAATGCTGACACCGGTATCTGATTACAGGGGCGAGTTTACAATCGAGGCCGGGCGCCCTGATACGCTTGCGCCTGAGTTTTTTTCTGTGATGGAGCAACTGGGCGTCACCCGGGTGAGCATTAACAGTCAGTTCCCCAATCAACATACTCTGGATGCAATCGGGAGGCGGCACAGCGTCGAAGAGTTTTACAATGTTCTTGAGCTGGCCCTCAACGCCAATATCCCGGTGGTCAACACTGACTTAATCATCGGCCTTCCCGGACAAAGCCCGGAGCTGTTTGTTAGTGTTTTGGACCAGTTCATTGGGCTCGGAGTTCAAAACATCACATTGCATGCCCTGGCTTTGAAGCGGGGCGCCAAGCTCAGTGCCCAGTATCTTGACCAGGAGACGGCGGTCTCGATTGCTGAGGCGGCATATGCGCGACTGAATGAATCAGGCTACGGGCCCTATTATCTCTATCGACAGAAAAACATTGCCGCCAATTTAGAGAATATAGGTTTCAGCTTGCCAGGACACTACTGTTATTATAATATCGCCAGCATCGCCGAGTCGGAACCGGTGTTGGGAGTGGGTGCTGGAGCTGTCAGCAAGCTTGTCCGTCATAACAGTATTGAGACTCTAAACAATCCCCGTGACCCAAAGCTCTATCTGGAGCGAAATCAGGATCTGGTGCGGCGCAAATTGGACTGGTTACGTCATTCCAGTTGA
- a CDS encoding tRNA threonylcarbamoyladenosine dehydratase has translation MVSSFYRTELLVGSQGLEQLRSASVAVFGIGGVGSYTVEALARTGIGRIRLVDHDSIDRTNINRQIHALEGTIGQSKVKAMARRLKEINPHIEVEPIQEFYTPETGAALIAGEFCWLVDVMDTVTAKLDIITRAMTLKLQIISAMGAGNKLDASQLRVSDLSKTSNCPLARIMRKELGKRGIRRGLPVVWSPETPLRPNEVLTHASRRQLPGSISYVPAVAGLLIASHIVNAILKQS, from the coding sequence ATGGTTAGCAGCTTTTACCGGACTGAATTGCTAGTTGGCAGTCAGGGCCTTGAACAGTTGCGCTCAGCCAGTGTCGCTGTTTTTGGCATTGGCGGCGTTGGTTCCTATACCGTCGAGGCTCTTGCCCGGACGGGAATTGGCCGTATACGCCTGGTGGACCATGACAGCATCGACCGCACTAATATCAATCGCCAAATTCATGCCCTCGAGGGCACAATCGGTCAGTCCAAAGTGAAAGCGATGGCCCGGCGCTTGAAGGAGATTAATCCCCATATAGAGGTGGAGCCGATTCAGGAATTTTACACCCCGGAAACAGGTGCCGCTCTAATTGCAGGCGAGTTTTGCTGGCTTGTGGACGTGATGGACACTGTTACGGCAAAACTAGACATAATTACCAGGGCCATGACCCTAAAGTTGCAGATTATTTCTGCCATGGGCGCAGGCAACAAACTGGATGCCTCTCAACTCAGAGTTTCTGATTTGTCTAAGACATCCAATTGCCCGTTGGCCAGGATTATGCGCAAAGAGCTTGGCAAACGCGGTATCCGCCGAGGTTTGCCGGTGGTTTGGTCGCCGGAGACGCCACTTCGGCCCAATGAAGTACTAACCCATGCTTCCCGGCGTCAGCTTCCCGGCAGCATTTCCTATGTGCCTGCTGTCGCTGGTTTACTGATTGCTTCCCATATTGTAAATGCCATTCTCAAGCAAAGCTGA
- a CDS encoding metal-sensitive transcriptional regulator, which produces MEPTNFEKTSLINRLRRIEGQVKGIQRMLEEDQCCGDILVQVAAVRSAINRVGMLIFENYSSNCLQSASSPEQQQEAVAELLKTMNSFIKGGGQDGSGR; this is translated from the coding sequence ATGGAGCCAACAAATTTCGAAAAGACCAGTTTAATTAATCGCTTGCGTCGGATTGAGGGGCAGGTTAAGGGTATACAGCGCATGCTAGAAGAAGATCAGTGCTGCGGTGATATCCTGGTTCAGGTTGCTGCGGTCCGTTCTGCAATAAACCGGGTAGGAATGTTGATATTTGAGAATTACTCCAGTAACTGCCTGCAGTCTGCCAGTTCACCCGAGCAGCAGCAAGAGGCAGTGGCCGAGTTACTAAAGACGATGAACAGCTTTATCAAGGGAGGTGGCCAGGATGGATCAGGTCGGTAA
- the pruA gene encoding L-glutamate gamma-semialdehyde dehydrogenase: protein MLPPFVNEPFTDFTVEANRDLMRQAIAAVEAELGKEYPLEIGAEQIFTKEKIVSTNPSEHQQVIGVTAKADRDLAGQAVEAAKLAFESWQHVAVDARARYLVKAAAEMRRRKYEFAAWMVLEIGKNWAEADADVAEAIDFMEYYAREMLRLSEPMKLTPWPGEENWATYIPLGVGAVIPPWNFPLAILVGMTTGAIVAGNTVVLKPASNTITIAAKFMELLRDVSLPAGVVNFVPGGGGEIGDFLVDHPDIRFINFTGSKEVGLRISERAAKVSPGQKWIKRVHAEMGGKDTLVVDKDCDLDAAVQATVASAFGFQGQKCSACSRVVVLKEIYDQFCDKLVAAAKEIKPGSVKDGDYLGPVCDGKAHKTILEYIETGKNEGRLLLGGNPGPATGWFIEPTIIADVAPNAVISQEEIFGPVLAVLKADSFADAIAIANNTEFGLTGGVFSNNREHLEYARREFFVGNLYFNRKITGALVGVQPFGGYNMSGTCAKAGGPDYLLLFTQMKVVVEKY, encoded by the coding sequence ATGTTGCCCCCTTTTGTCAATGAACCGTTTACAGATTTTACTGTTGAGGCAAACCGGGATTTGATGCGGCAGGCAATTGCCGCAGTTGAAGCTGAGTTGGGCAAGGAGTATCCATTGGAAATTGGTGCGGAGCAGATATTCACCAAAGAAAAGATTGTTTCCACCAACCCTTCGGAACATCAACAGGTGATTGGAGTGACAGCCAAGGCAGATCGTGACTTGGCAGGGCAGGCTGTGGAAGCTGCGAAGTTGGCGTTTGAAAGCTGGCAGCATGTTGCTGTCGATGCCCGTGCCCGCTATCTGGTGAAGGCGGCTGCGGAAATGCGACGGCGCAAATATGAGTTTGCGGCCTGGATGGTGCTGGAGATCGGGAAAAACTGGGCGGAGGCCGATGCAGATGTGGCCGAAGCGATTGATTTTATGGAATACTATGCTCGGGAAATGCTGCGCCTGAGCGAACCGATGAAGCTTACTCCCTGGCCCGGGGAAGAAAACTGGGCTACCTATATCCCGCTTGGCGTTGGTGCGGTGATACCGCCTTGGAACTTCCCGCTGGCGATACTAGTGGGAATGACAACAGGCGCAATTGTTGCCGGCAATACCGTGGTGCTTAAGCCGGCCAGCAACACGATTACCATCGCGGCAAAGTTCATGGAATTGTTGCGAGACGTCAGCCTGCCGGCAGGGGTTGTTAATTTCGTCCCTGGCGGAGGTGGGGAAATCGGTGATTTCTTGGTTGATCATCCCGATATCCGATTTATTAATTTCACTGGTTCCAAGGAAGTTGGCTTGCGGATTTCTGAGCGGGCGGCGAAAGTAAGTCCCGGCCAGAAGTGGATCAAGCGGGTTCATGCCGAGATGGGCGGTAAGGACACGTTGGTGGTGGATAAAGACTGCGATTTGGACGCTGCTGTCCAGGCAACGGTTGCTTCGGCTTTTGGGTTTCAGGGGCAAAAGTGCTCCGCTTGTTCCCGGGTGGTTGTTCTCAAAGAAATTTATGACCAGTTCTGTGACAAGCTAGTGGCTGCGGCCAAGGAAATCAAGCCCGGGTCTGTAAAGGACGGCGATTATCTGGGGCCGGTCTGTGACGGCAAAGCCCATAAGACAATCCTCGAATATATTGAAACAGGTAAAAATGAGGGACGTCTCCTGCTGGGTGGCAATCCTGGACCTGCCACTGGATGGTTCATCGAGCCAACAATCATTGCAGATGTCGCCCCCAACGCTGTAATCTCCCAGGAAGAGATTTTCGGACCTGTGCTTGCAGTGCTCAAGGCCGACAGCTTTGCTGATGCAATAGCGATAGCCAATAACACCGAATTCGGCCTCACTGGCGGCGTGTTCTCAAACAACCGGGAGCATTTAGAATATGCTAGGCGGGAATTCTTCGTCGGAAATCTCTACTTCAACCGTAAGATCACCGGCGCCTTGGTGGGAGTGCAACCTTTTGGCGGCTACAACATGTCTGGAACCTGCGCCAAAGCCGGCGGTCCTGACTACCTGTTGTTGTTTACTCAAATGAAGGTTGTAGTTGAAAAGTATTAA
- a CDS encoding histidine--tRNA ligase, translating to MKYTVPRGTRDLLPEQAEVFRHMEVTAAELARIYGYHELRTPMFEHSELFERGVGESTDIVEKEMYTFSDRGERSLTLRPEGTAPVVRAVVEHKLYNGPMPLKLFYWGPMFRYERPQAGRYRQFWQFGIEMFGAEGPRADVEVIALGWRWFQQLGIETELVMNSIGCPECRAQYRQVLIEYLRKQELCANCVGRIDRNPLRVLDCKHKECQRRLEQAPLISEHLCQPCADHFQAVQTGLDQLEISYRLDGRLVRGLDYYNRTTFEYKTKELGAQDALGGGGRYDGLVELLGGPTVPAVGFALGVDRIELLCSASAGAETPRSGLFLVATGETTKKADQWLYSLREQGVAVQADLLERSFKAQFKQADRNNCRYALIFGPDELARGEAEVRDLETGKQTAVALEKLTEHILALEGVK from the coding sequence ATGAAGTACACAGTGCCCCGGGGAACCCGGGATTTACTGCCGGAGCAGGCAGAGGTTTTCAGGCATATGGAGGTTACAGCTGCGGAGTTGGCCAGAATTTATGGCTATCATGAATTGCGGACGCCGATGTTTGAACATAGTGAGTTGTTTGAGCGCGGGGTAGGGGAGTCCACCGATATTGTGGAAAAGGAAATGTACACCTTTTCTGACCGTGGTGAACGCAGTCTCACTCTGCGACCAGAAGGGACGGCGCCGGTGGTGCGGGCAGTGGTGGAGCACAAACTTTATAATGGACCGATGCCTCTAAAGCTCTTTTATTGGGGGCCGATGTTTCGCTATGAACGTCCCCAGGCCGGCCGCTATCGTCAATTTTGGCAGTTCGGCATTGAGATGTTTGGGGCTGAGGGCCCCCGGGCCGATGTCGAAGTGATTGCCCTGGGTTGGCGCTGGTTTCAGCAGTTGGGGATTGAGACGGAGTTGGTCATGAACAGCATTGGCTGTCCTGAGTGCCGCGCCCAGTACAGACAGGTTTTGATTGAATACCTGCGGAAACAGGAGTTGTGCGCCAATTGTGTTGGCAGAATCGACCGCAACCCGCTGCGGGTGCTTGATTGCAAGCATAAGGAGTGCCAGCGTCGTTTGGAACAGGCGCCCTTGATTAGCGAGCATCTCTGCCAACCCTGCGCTGACCACTTTCAGGCGGTGCAAACAGGACTGGATCAGCTGGAAATTTCTTATCGCTTGGACGGCCGCTTGGTGCGGGGCCTGGATTATTATAATCGCACGACTTTTGAATATAAGACCAAAGAGCTGGGGGCACAGGATGCGCTGGGCGGCGGCGGTCGCTACGATGGTCTGGTGGAGCTGCTGGGTGGACCGACTGTGCCGGCTGTAGGCTTTGCCCTGGGCGTGGATAGAATCGAGCTTTTGTGTTCTGCCAGCGCGGGCGCTGAGACACCCCGAAGCGGCCTGTTCCTGGTGGCAACAGGGGAGACCACCAAAAAAGCCGATCAGTGGCTATACAGTCTCCGGGAGCAGGGAGTGGCAGTCCAGGCGGATTTGTTGGAGCGCAGTTTCAAAGCTCAGTTTAAGCAGGCCGACAGAAACAATTGCCGCTATGCGCTTATCTTTGGGCCCGATGAGTTGGCCCGGGGCGAGGCGGAAGTCCGCGATTTGGAGACGGGCAAGCAGACGGCGGTGGCCCTGGAGAAACTGACAGAACATATCCTGGCATTGGAAGGGGTTAAATAA
- the aspS gene encoding aspartate--tRNA ligase codes for MERTHKCGELTKEHIGQEVTLCGWVAGRRDLGGVIFLDIRDRWGLVQVTYYPESVAFASADEVRKEYVVSVRGKVQAREEQNINREMATGELEVVASGLEILNTSELTPFYITDDVQVDENLRLRYRYLDLRRPAMQRNLLVRARLAKTFRDFLDANEFVEVETPILTRSTPEGARDYLVPSRIHNGHFYALPQSPQLFKQLLMVSGMERYYQLARCFRDEDLRAERQPEFTQVDIEASFIDQDAFMTLVEQLLAKILKEFQEHDLPLPLARIPWQQAMEKYGSDKPDLRFAMEITDVSDLVADSEFKVFSGAVAKGGSVRALLAPGQFSRKEVDQLSTITAAHGAKGLAWMAVETEGIRSPIAKFFSAEQLTALTNRLQAKPGTTIFFVADTDTFGVVLPALGALRIHLGKEMQLIDEAAIRSCWVVNFPLFEYDSEEGRYTAAHHPFTAPEPGDEDKLATDPAAVRAQAYDLVLNGVEIAGGSIRNHNVQTQLKVLAAIGFSEQEAKERFGFLLEALSFGAPPHGGVAFGFDRLAALLAGENSIRNVIAFPKTNSAAELMTGAPAAIDERQLAELGLKTN; via the coding sequence ATGGAACGGACACATAAATGTGGTGAGCTTACCAAGGAACATATTGGCCAGGAGGTGACGCTCTGCGGCTGGGTGGCCGGGCGCCGGGACCTAGGTGGCGTAATTTTCCTGGATATCCGCGACCGCTGGGGGCTGGTGCAGGTTACCTATTATCCGGAAAGCGTTGCATTTGCCAGCGCCGATGAAGTTCGCAAGGAATATGTGGTAAGTGTGCGGGGCAAAGTTCAGGCCCGGGAGGAACAAAATATAAACCGGGAGATGGCCACCGGCGAACTGGAAGTTGTCGCCAGTGGGTTGGAAATTCTCAATACCAGTGAGTTGACCCCATTTTATATTACAGATGACGTCCAGGTAGACGAGAACCTGCGGCTGCGCTATCGGTATCTGGATTTGCGCCGGCCGGCGATGCAAAGGAACTTGCTTGTCCGCGCCCGTCTGGCCAAAACTTTCCGGGATTTCCTTGATGCCAACGAATTTGTCGAGGTGGAGACCCCGATCCTTACTCGGAGTACACCGGAGGGGGCCCGGGACTATCTGGTGCCCAGCCGCATTCACAACGGTCATTTTTATGCCTTACCCCAATCACCCCAGCTATTTAAGCAGTTGTTAATGGTCTCGGGCATGGAGCGCTACTATCAGCTGGCCCGCTGTTTCCGGGATGAAGATCTCCGGGCGGAACGGCAGCCGGAATTCACCCAAGTTGATATAGAAGCGTCTTTCATCGACCAGGATGCGTTTATGACACTGGTTGAGCAATTGCTTGCCAAGATTCTCAAGGAGTTTCAGGAGCATGATTTGCCCCTGCCGCTGGCGCGCATACCGTGGCAGCAAGCAATGGAGAAGTATGGCTCCGATAAGCCCGATCTGCGGTTTGCAATGGAAATCACAGATGTTTCAGATTTAGTTGCCGACAGTGAGTTTAAAGTATTCTCCGGGGCTGTTGCCAAGGGTGGTTCGGTGCGGGCGCTGCTGGCGCCGGGGCAATTTAGCCGCAAAGAGGTTGACCAACTTTCAACCATCACTGCAGCCCATGGCGCCAAAGGGCTGGCCTGGATGGCAGTGGAGACCGAAGGTATACGCTCGCCAATCGCCAAGTTTTTCAGCGCCGAACAACTGACGGCGTTGACCAACAGGCTACAGGCGAAGCCGGGCACGACAATATTCTTTGTCGCGGACACAGACACCTTCGGCGTCGTCCTGCCGGCTCTGGGAGCTTTGCGGATCCATCTGGGCAAGGAAATGCAGCTGATAGATGAAGCCGCTATCCGCTCCTGCTGGGTGGTTAACTTCCCGCTCTTTGAATATGACAGCGAGGAGGGGCGTTATACTGCTGCCCATCATCCCTTCACTGCTCCCGAACCAGGGGACGAGGATAAGTTGGCCACCGACCCGGCAGCTGTTCGGGCCCAGGCCTACGACTTGGTTTTAAACGGGGTCGAAATTGCCGGCGGCAGCATTCGTAACCATAACGTCCAAACCCAACTCAAGGTTTTAGCTGCCATCGGATTTTCTGAACAGGAGGCAAAGGAACGTTTCGGTTTCCTGCTGGAGGCGCTCTCATTTGGCGCCCCGCCCCACGGTGGTGTCGCCTTTGGCTTTGACCGGCTGGCAGCCCTGTTGGCGGGAGAAAATTCAATTCGCAACGTAATTGCGTTTCCCAAGACCAACAGCGCGGCAGAGCTCATGACCGGCGCGCCGGCGGCTATCGATGAGCGCCAACTTGCTGAATTGGGTTTAAAAACAAATTAA